The following are from one region of the Denitrobacterium detoxificans genome:
- a CDS encoding phage tail tape measure protein: MASEYKGLFVKFEGDTTGLTAALSAIDKESRATQRNLTSLNRALKFSPKSTTLLAQAMRTYSTQIDNARTRLAVLRQAQDDLGSRDVNPAAWDRLEMEIAQCESRIEQYRAKLVEVTAAHSALGQFGAKWTELGEKISGVGSKVSSFGDTWTRTVSLGLVAAGAAAVKTAVDMDTALTGVKKTVDGTEEQYEQLKQAAIEFSQTNPVSAATIMDLEALGAQLGYGIDELGEFSRVASSLQISTDMDAETAATEMAQFANITKMAHEESSNYASAIVELGNNMATTESKISAMAQRTAAAGTQAGMTQAEILGWSAAMSSLGVEAEAGGTAFSQTISEIDKVVATGGESLDAYAKMAGMSAEEFQQAWGENATAAFESMLEGIANGENMAKALEEIDVNGVRASDVLKRMAGNTDLVKSAIDHANKGWSENTALSKEVANRNESLAAKFEILKNKVAAVAEKFGGPLADALLDAVDAAEPLFQAIADGAQAFSEMDEEQQQAIIRTVALVAAFGPLLSALGRVTTGIGNAVSSIGNAATWLSKLNAASAEGTSGIAKLAGKVGLSAGQFGLAAGGATILAGAIAAFAVPIAQAAASSDRFDKALGNMNSTLANGISSANGAADAIGQVGDAADTSSSSFEGTIGFLDSLSAGMERLTSAANERYTSAQGEVALLDSYGKTIDELGGRSDLTETEVAELNNAIDHVNQTCGTSYELDEHYNVVEHVGDAYEDAAGKVDLYIQKQQALIRAQAYEGTLSDLYNQQIAQQDAVKQKTDELTAARAKLTEVTNTTYDSDEAWAAAVRTQQDVVDGAQRNLDSANAALDETNRQIERTTGLIADNQAAAQEGASAWAVFKANLPDLESVMNEEQFNKLSEAMSTFGVSMDSLGDLDANQLKTVFDTLSEGPDATIGALREMGVEVDLSKQQIEGLNAVQIGDKTYWVSDNGSVYDQQGQLAELGAVEIEGKHYYVTSDGTIYDERGQIAGLNNNVRVNDKIYRVSNNGTVSAESSSVSNLSGKIDSIPDGSYRITGSADTSPITNVRNALQGLTGKVWNYTVKAITGNAAGGMMRGVAYHAAGGYIAHRPTVVGRTGPITHIAGEAGDEWVEPHAGGIVPLSNTRYVRPFARAVASEMQMPSGGDTNVTMNVTVSGNVDPETYVRSAMRAANRIKRSEGR; the protein is encoded by the coding sequence ATGGCCAGCGAGTACAAGGGCCTGTTCGTAAAGTTCGAGGGCGACACCACGGGGCTCACGGCCGCGCTGTCGGCCATCGACAAGGAGTCCCGCGCGACGCAGCGCAACCTCACGTCCCTGAATCGCGCCCTCAAGTTCAGCCCGAAGAGCACCACGCTGCTCGCGCAGGCCATGCGCACCTATTCGACGCAGATCGACAACGCGCGCACCCGCCTGGCCGTGCTGCGCCAGGCCCAGGACGACCTGGGCAGCAGGGACGTGAACCCCGCGGCCTGGGACCGCCTGGAAATGGAAATCGCCCAGTGCGAGAGCCGCATCGAGCAGTACCGGGCGAAGCTGGTGGAGGTCACGGCCGCCCATTCGGCCCTGGGCCAGTTCGGCGCGAAGTGGACGGAGCTTGGCGAGAAGATTTCTGGCGTAGGCTCCAAGGTGTCCTCATTCGGGGACACCTGGACGCGCACCGTGTCCCTCGGCCTGGTGGCTGCGGGTGCCGCCGCCGTCAAGACGGCCGTGGACATGGACACCGCGCTCACGGGCGTCAAGAAGACGGTCGACGGCACCGAGGAACAGTACGAGCAGCTCAAGCAGGCCGCCATTGAGTTCTCGCAGACGAATCCCGTATCAGCCGCGACCATCATGGACCTTGAGGCCCTGGGCGCGCAGCTCGGATACGGCATAGACGAGCTAGGCGAGTTCTCGCGCGTCGCAAGTTCGCTCCAAATTTCGACCGACATGGACGCAGAGACGGCGGCCACCGAGATGGCCCAGTTCGCGAATATCACCAAAATGGCCCACGAGGAGTCGAGCAACTACGCGAGCGCCATCGTCGAGCTGGGCAACAACATGGCCACGACCGAATCGAAGATCTCCGCCATGGCGCAGCGCACGGCCGCGGCTGGCACGCAGGCGGGAATGACACAGGCCGAAATCCTCGGCTGGTCGGCGGCGATGTCATCTTTGGGCGTCGAAGCCGAGGCTGGCGGCACCGCATTTTCGCAGACCATCTCAGAGATCGACAAGGTGGTGGCGACGGGCGGCGAATCGCTCGACGCCTACGCGAAGATGGCGGGGATGAGCGCGGAGGAATTCCAGCAGGCATGGGGCGAGAACGCCACGGCGGCGTTCGAGAGCATGCTCGAGGGCATCGCCAACGGCGAGAACATGGCCAAGGCGCTCGAGGAGATCGACGTCAACGGCGTGCGCGCCTCCGACGTGCTCAAGCGCATGGCCGGCAACACCGACCTGGTGAAGAGCGCGATCGACCACGCGAACAAGGGCTGGAGCGAGAACACCGCCCTATCCAAGGAGGTCGCGAACAGGAACGAGTCGCTTGCCGCCAAGTTCGAAATCCTGAAGAACAAGGTCGCGGCCGTCGCCGAGAAGTTCGGCGGCCCACTCGCCGATGCGCTGCTAGACGCCGTGGATGCGGCCGAGCCGCTGTTCCAGGCCATCGCCGATGGGGCGCAGGCGTTCAGCGAGATGGACGAGGAGCAGCAGCAGGCAATCATCCGCACCGTGGCCCTCGTGGCCGCATTCGGCCCGCTGCTGTCCGCGCTGGGCCGCGTGACGACAGGCATCGGAAACGCGGTCTCCTCCATAGGCAATGCGGCGACGTGGTTGTCGAAGCTGAACGCGGCAAGCGCCGAGGGCACGAGCGGCATCGCCAAGCTAGCGGGCAAGGTCGGCCTATCGGCTGGCCAGTTCGGACTCGCCGCTGGCGGTGCCACCATTCTGGCTGGCGCAATCGCGGCGTTCGCCGTGCCCATCGCCCAGGCGGCCGCCTCGAGCGACCGATTCGACAAGGCGCTGGGGAACATGAACTCGACCCTGGCGAACGGCATCTCGAGCGCCAATGGCGCAGCCGATGCCATTGGGCAGGTGGGCGATGCCGCCGATACAAGCTCGTCATCCTTCGAGGGGACCATCGGCTTCCTCGACAGCCTCTCCGCTGGCATGGAGCGCCTGACCTCGGCGGCGAACGAGCGCTACACGAGCGCCCAGGGCGAGGTGGCGCTGCTCGACTCGTACGGCAAGACCATCGACGAGCTGGGCGGCAGGAGCGACCTCACCGAGACCGAGGTGGCGGAGCTGAACAACGCCATCGACCACGTGAACCAGACATGCGGCACGAGCTACGAGCTCGACGAGCACTACAACGTCGTGGAGCACGTCGGCGACGCGTACGAGGACGCCGCGGGCAAGGTCGACCTCTACATCCAGAAGCAGCAGGCGCTCATCAGGGCGCAGGCGTACGAGGGAACGCTATCCGACCTGTACAACCAGCAGATTGCCCAGCAGGATGCCGTCAAGCAGAAGACTGACGAGCTGACCGCTGCTCGTGCGAAGCTCACCGAGGTCACGAACACCACCTACGACTCCGACGAAGCCTGGGCCGCCGCCGTCAGGACCCAGCAGGACGTGGTCGACGGCGCGCAGCGGAATCTGGACAGCGCCAACGCCGCGCTCGACGAGACGAACAGGCAGATCGAGCGCACCACGGGCCTGATTGCCGATAACCAGGCGGCAGCCCAGGAGGGCGCGAGCGCGTGGGCCGTCTTCAAGGCGAACCTTCCAGACCTGGAAAGCGTCATGAACGAGGAGCAGTTCAACAAGCTCTCCGAGGCCATGTCCACGTTCGGGGTCTCCATGGACTCCCTGGGCGACCTCGACGCGAATCAGCTCAAGACGGTGTTCGACACGCTGTCCGAGGGGCCTGACGCGACCATCGGGGCACTGCGCGAGATGGGCGTGGAGGTCGACCTGTCGAAGCAGCAGATCGAGGGCCTGAACGCCGTGCAGATCGGCGACAAGACCTACTGGGTCTCGGACAATGGCTCCGTCTACGACCAGCAGGGCCAGCTCGCAGAGCTGGGCGCCGTGGAAATCGAGGGCAAGCACTACTACGTCACCTCCGACGGCACCATCTACGACGAGCGCGGCCAAATCGCAGGACTCAACAACAACGTGAGAGTCAACGACAAGATCTACCGCGTGAGCAACAACGGCACCGTGTCCGCGGAATCGTCTTCGGTGAGCAACCTGTCGGGCAAGATCGACTCCATCCCCGACGGCAGCTACCGCATCACCGGCTCTGCCGACACCAGCCCCATCACGAACGTCCGCAACGCCCTGCAGGGCCTGACCGGCAAGGTCTGGAACTACACGGTCAAGGCCATCACGGGCAATGCCGCTGGCGGCATGATGCGCGGCGTGGCCTACCATGCCGCGGGCGGCTACATCGCGCACCGACCGACCGTGGTTGGGCGCACTGGCCCCATCACGCACATCGCGGGAGAGGCTGGCGACGAATGGGTCGAGCCGCACGCTGGCGGCATCGTGCCGCTGTCGAACACGCGCTACGTGCGCCCATTTGCCAGGGCAGTGGCGAGCGAGATGCAGATGCCGTCCGGCGGCGACACCAACGTGACCATGAACGTGACCGTCAGCGGCAACGTCGACCCAGAGACCTACGTGCGCAGCGCCATGCGCGCGGCTAACCGAATCAAGCGAAGCGAGGGAAGGTAG